The candidate division KSB1 bacterium genome window below encodes:
- a CDS encoding discoidin domain-containing protein, whose protein sequence is MEYITVSNPPSGNLALNKTASASSTYSSTYSPAKAVDGSTASSSYWRSGSVSKNNPNTWLMVDLGAPYSLTRGVVKWYQNYHATQYRFQISNTGGSSDSEWTTVYTNTAGTSGTQDVTFTSPFAARYFRIRMDKNNKGHNRVAELECYAGSGAAPKPIIGAPDVIASELPVDFELAQNYPNPFNPTTQIGFRLAVEQEISLVIYSTTGEQIKQLAQGRFAAGHHSFLWDGRDDSGQRVASGVYLYILRAADFVAQRKLVLMK, encoded by the coding sequence GTGGAGTACATCACCGTCAGCAATCCGCCCTCCGGCAACCTGGCCTTGAACAAAACCGCCTCAGCCTCCAGCACCTACAGCAGCACCTACTCGCCGGCAAAGGCGGTGGATGGCAGCACCGCGAGCAGTTCCTACTGGCGCAGCGGCTCGGTGAGCAAAAACAACCCCAACACCTGGTTGATGGTCGATCTCGGCGCGCCATACAGCCTGACCCGTGGCGTGGTGAAATGGTATCAAAACTATCACGCCACCCAGTACCGCTTCCAAATCTCCAACACCGGCGGCAGCAGTGACAGCGAATGGACCACAGTCTACACCAACACCGCCGGCACCTCCGGCACCCAGGACGTGACCTTCACCTCGCCCTTTGCGGCACGCTATTTCCGCATCCGCATGGACAAAAACAACAAGGGCCACAATCGTGTGGCGGAGCTGGAGTGCTACGCCGGCAGTGGCGCGGCACCCAAGCCGATTATTGGCGCGCCTGACGTGATTGCCAGTGAGCTGCCCGTTGATTTTGAGCTGGCGCAAAACTATCCCAACCCCTTCAATCCGACGACGCAGATCGGCTTCCGATTGGCGGTGGAGCAGGAGATTTCACTCGTGATCTACAGCACCACCGGCGAGCAAATCAAGCAACTGGCACAGGGGAGATTTGCGGCCGGGCACCACAGCTTCTTGTGGGATGGCAGGGATGACAGCGGGCAGCGCGTGGCGAGTGGCGTGTATCTCTATATCTTGCGAGCGGCTGATTTTGTGGCGCAGCGCAAACTCGTTTTGATGAAGTAG
- the waaF gene encoding lipopolysaccharide heptosyltransferase II, with translation MASTATFKKILVIKLRAIGDVILATPVLDNLAAALPGTVIDFLTEAPAAPIVQNHPAVHEVIVLERRAASWRKPLALLHDLRRRRYDLVIDLFGNPRSALLTFATGARVRVGYKFRVRRFAYNHPVTPRGDRVHEVEFNLDALRHLGLPVVSRALHVEVAAGAQKEIDAWWQQQAFDHSRPVIGLNVSGGWYTKRWPLASFAALGDRLTGELAARVILLWGSRQEREEATAILEMMRTPALLAPPTSLMQAAALLARLHLLVSNDSGPLHLAAAMRTPVVGIYGPTRPELQGPWGEGHQVVRREGLACLGCNGVTCRLKTHDCMQKLEVAQVLAAVKSSLAMQPLVREVAEGRAAVE, from the coding sequence ATGGCATCTACCGCCACGTTCAAAAAAATTCTGGTCATCAAGCTGCGCGCCATTGGCGATGTGATTTTGGCCACGCCCGTGCTGGACAATCTCGCTGCCGCACTGCCCGGCACCGTGATCGACTTTTTGACGGAGGCGCCGGCGGCACCCATCGTGCAGAACCACCCTGCCGTACATGAAGTGATCGTGCTCGAGCGCAGGGCCGCGAGCTGGCGCAAGCCACTGGCCCTGCTGCATGACCTGCGCCGGCGACGCTATGATCTGGTAATCGATCTGTTCGGCAATCCACGCAGCGCGTTGCTGACCTTCGCGACAGGGGCGAGGGTGCGGGTGGGCTACAAATTTCGCGTGCGCCGCTTCGCCTATAACCATCCCGTCACCCCGCGCGGCGATCGCGTGCATGAAGTCGAATTCAATCTCGATGCCCTGCGCCACCTGGGGCTTCCCGTGGTGAGCCGGGCCCTGCACGTGGAGGTGGCGGCCGGCGCGCAGAAGGAAATCGACGCCTGGTGGCAGCAGCAGGCATTCGATCATTCGCGGCCGGTCATCGGCCTGAATGTTTCCGGTGGATGGTACACGAAACGCTGGCCGCTGGCCTCATTCGCCGCCCTCGGCGACCGCCTGACTGGCGAGCTGGCGGCACGGGTCATCCTGTTGTGGGGCAGCCGGCAGGAGCGCGAGGAAGCAACAGCGATTTTGGAAATGATGCGAACGCCGGCGTTGCTGGCCCCCCCGACGAGTTTGATGCAAGCGGCGGCACTGCTGGCACGGCTGCATTTGCTCGTTTCCAATGATTCCGGGCCGCTGCATTTGGCGGCGGCCATGCGGACACCGGTGGTGGGCATCTATGGCCCCACGCGTCCGGAATTGCAGGGGCCCTGGGGAGAAGGCCACCAAGTTGTGCGGCGGGAAGGCCTGGCTTGTCTCGGCTGCAACGGGGTAACCTGCCGCCTCAAAACGCATGATTGCATGCAAAAGCTGGAGGTGGCGCAGGTGCTGGCGGCGGTGAAGAGCAGTCTGGCAATGCAACCACTCGTGAGGGAGGTTGCGGAGGGCCGGGCGGCGGTGGAATGA
- a CDS encoding glycosyltransferase family 2 protein — MKELAAESPAGRRDKTPGAPRLSVIIITQNEAHLLGDCLASVAFADEIIIVDGESTDDTQALCREFAEAQRRHGGAEVRLFVRPWPGFAAQKQFALEQARGEWVLSLDTDERVTPALAAEIQAVLQNPRADGYYIPRLSTFLGKFMRHGGWYPGHQLRLFRAARTRVSQKHAHEGFLVTGTRGYLQHDLLHDTHRTLEESLARMNRYSSLEARDRAGRRVHWWDFFFRPLAAFWNKFVAHHGWRDGQHGLVLALVTAMVKLALYLKLWEAQQNTGAGRPPDASPPD; from the coding sequence ATGAAAGAGCTTGCCGCAGAGTCACCGGCAGGGCGCAGGGACAAGACGCCGGGGGCGCCCCGGCTCTCGGTGATTATCATCACCCAAAACGAGGCACATCTGTTGGGCGATTGTCTGGCGAGTGTGGCCTTTGCCGATGAGATCATCATCGTGGATGGTGAAAGCACCGATGACACGCAGGCGCTGTGCCGTGAATTCGCGGAGGCCCAGCGCCGCCACGGCGGTGCCGAAGTCCGACTGTTCGTCAGACCATGGCCGGGATTTGCCGCACAAAAGCAGTTTGCCCTGGAGCAAGCGCGGGGAGAATGGGTTTTGAGCCTCGATACTGATGAGCGGGTCACGCCCGCGCTGGCCGCCGAAATCCAGGCGGTTTTGCAAAACCCACGGGCGGACGGTTACTACATACCGCGCTTGAGCACGTTTCTGGGGAAATTCATGCGGCATGGCGGATGGTATCCCGGCCATCAACTGCGTCTGTTTCGCGCCGCCCGCACGCGGGTGAGTCAAAAGCATGCGCATGAGGGCTTTCTCGTGACAGGCACCCGGGGTTACCTCCAGCACGACTTGCTGCACGACACCCATCGCACGCTGGAGGAGAGTTTGGCGCGCATGAATCGCTACAGTTCACTGGAAGCACGGGATCGCGCCGGCCGGCGCGTGCATTGGTGGGATTTCTTTTTCCGGCCGCTGGCGGCGTTTTGGAACAAATTCGTCGCGCATCACGGCTGGCGCGATGGCCAGCATGGACTGGTTCTGGCGCTGGTGACGGCAATGGTGAAACTCGCCCTGTATTTGAAGCTGTGGGAGGCCCAGCAAAACACCGGCGCCGGCAGACCGCCGGACGCCTCACCCCCGGACTGA
- a CDS encoding PAS domain-containing sensor histidine kinase, producing the protein MPALHAHPDAMATLASTTAAFWQPAAPLPEQSDWLGALCEALPGAVCCVDEALIVQYWNQAMARLVGVTHRQALHKPVFSLVPSGFEQSLRGELQRLFESAHREQGENAKLPLHLQGEFQQQHGNGPGFTFRYHLSMLPWTGGQRLAMLALSEIPQGRLRHRQNQLLERLLLLGRLNTSVAHELAGALDVICHRLDDLLALATPGGNRELEAGLHDIITQVYRISYLTNNMVSLARDASAHLVALDLNDAILEALALLQQTMGHEVLCTMVLAPNLPPVTGDAILLQVALQNLLKYAILAAGEDAVPKVQTEPLPHGGGVVMRLEDRGTTRDAETLERFFDPVFSAEKFGLGVGLGLFLSRRIIEAHDGEIRVRPHEAHGTEIVISFPSVRG; encoded by the coding sequence ATGCCTGCTTTGCACGCGCATCCTGATGCGATGGCCACGCTGGCTTCCACTACCGCCGCCTTTTGGCAACCTGCCGCTCCATTGCCGGAACAAAGTGATTGGCTCGGCGCCCTTTGCGAGGCGCTGCCCGGAGCCGTCTGCTGTGTCGATGAAGCTTTGATCGTGCAGTATTGGAATCAGGCCATGGCGCGGCTGGTGGGGGTGACGCACAGGCAGGCGCTGCACAAGCCGGTGTTCTCGCTGGTGCCGAGTGGTTTCGAGCAGAGCCTGCGGGGTGAGTTGCAGCGCCTGTTCGAGAGCGCGCACCGCGAGCAGGGGGAAAACGCGAAGTTGCCCCTGCACCTGCAGGGCGAGTTTCAACAACAGCATGGCAACGGTCCGGGCTTCACCTTCCGCTATCATCTCAGCATGCTGCCCTGGACCGGCGGGCAGCGCCTGGCGATGCTGGCCCTGAGTGAAATTCCCCAGGGCCGTCTCCGACACCGGCAGAATCAACTGCTCGAACGACTTCTCCTGCTCGGCAGGCTCAACACCAGCGTTGCCCATGAACTGGCGGGTGCGCTCGATGTGATCTGCCATCGCCTGGATGACCTGCTGGCGCTCGCCACACCCGGCGGCAATCGCGAGCTGGAAGCGGGCCTGCATGACATCATCACCCAGGTCTATCGCATCAGCTATCTCACCAACAACATGGTCAGCCTGGCGCGCGATGCCTCGGCACACCTGGTTGCGCTCGATCTCAACGACGCCATTCTGGAAGCGCTCGCCCTGTTGCAACAAACCATGGGGCATGAGGTCTTGTGCACCATGGTGCTCGCTCCCAACCTGCCACCGGTCACCGGCGATGCCATTTTGCTGCAGGTGGCGCTGCAGAATCTGCTGAAATACGCGATCCTCGCGGCCGGTGAAGATGCCGTCCCCAAGGTGCAAACCGAGCCGCTGCCCCACGGCGGAGGGGTGGTGATGCGTCTGGAAGATCGCGGCACCACCCGCGATGCTGAAACGCTCGAGCGTTTTTTCGATCCGGTTTTCAGTGCGGAGAAATTCGGTCTGGGGGTGGGTCTGGGACTGTTCCTGAGCCGGCGGATCATCGAGGCTCATGATGGCGAGATCAGGGTGCGGCCGCACGAAGCGCACGGCACGGAGATCGTCATTTCGTTTCCCTCAGTCCGGGGGTGA